The Falco peregrinus isolate bFalPer1 chromosome 1, bFalPer1.pri, whole genome shotgun sequence genome has a window encoding:
- the ADAMTSL2 gene encoding ADAMTS-like protein 2 isoform X6, with amino-acid sequence MEHPANTLISEGFACLENPIGCDGILFSTHTLDKCGVCQGDGSSCTHVTGSYRKGNSHLGYSLVTHIPAGARDIQIVERKKSADVLAVADEAGYYFFNGNYKVDSPKNFNIAGTVFKYRRPMDVYETGIEYIVAQGPTNQGLNIMVWNQNGKNPSITFEYTLLRRPHSKNLQPIYYTFSESDSEESREFDGDVPLGFIQHNATYFGKISRERIDLENQVFGRQDTEEDLNLSKGQETNEVYERAETIDCEPKLKGKQPQDSNVTRSTYQTDHDDRDFDPRFTSREFLLENAITDKLLDKTSDSKELVLNMTMNSIFAQGDPINSVGSHIDSLYVDYEDTDGLVTYSINSTYMELSNGKAINTSAETQFSNATVTMTSPQGNRTHKARNRLKLLRKGQGVSAADMYRWKLSSHEPCSSTCTTGVMSTYAMCVRYDGIEVDDTYCDAMTRPEPIHEFCAGRECQPRWETSSWSECSRTCGEGYQFRIVRCWKMISPGFDSSVYSDLCESADITRPDERKVCKNPACGPQWEMSEWSECSARCGERSVVTRDIRCSEDEKLCDASARPLAEKNCTGPPCDRQWTVSDWGPCSGGCGQGRMIRHVYCKTSDGRVVPESQCNLETKPLAIHPCGDKNCPSHWLAQDWERCNTTCGRGVKKRIVLCLEIVNGKIKTRNPADCDVAKKPVEETTCFERPCFKWYTTPWSECTKTCGIGVRMRDVKCYQGKDIVRGCDPLVKPVGKQTCDLQPCPTEPPDDSCQDQAGTNCALAIKVNLCSHWYYSKACCRSCRAPHS; translated from the exons ATGGAACATCCTGCAAATACACTGATTTCCGAGGGGTTTGCGTGTCTGGAAAAT CCGATTGGATGCGATGGCATTCTCTTTTCCACCCACACCTTGGATAAATGTGGAGTTTGCCAAGGAGATGGGAGCAGCTGCACTCATGTGACCGGCAGTTACCGGAAAGGAAATTCCCATCTTG GCTATTCCCTGGTAACGCACATTCCTGCTGGAGCAAGGGATATCCAGATAGTAGAACGGAAAAAATCTGCAGATGTTCTGG CTGTGGCTGATGAAGCCGGGTACTATTTCTTCAACGGGAACTACAAAGTTGACAGTCCAAAGAACTTCAACATTGCAGGCACAGTGTTCAAGTACCGCAGGCCCATGGATGTTTATGAGACCGGCATAGAGTATATTGTTGCACAAGGACCGACAAATCAAGGGCTGAATATAATG GTCTGGAATCAAAATGGCAAGAATCCATCCATCACGTTTGAATACACCCTCCTGAGGAGGCCACACTCAAAAAATCTGCAGCCCATCTACTACACCTTCTCTGAGTCAGATAGCGAAGAAAGCAGGGAGTTTGATGGAGACGTGCCATTGGGTTTTATCCAGCACAATGCAACCTATTTTGGGAAAATCTCCAGGGAAAGGATAGACTTGGAGAACCAGGTGTTTGGAAGGCAGGACACGGAGGAAGATTTAAACTTGAGCAAAGGTCAGGAAACCAATGAGGTCTatgaaagagcagaaacaatTGACTGTGAGCCAAAACTGAAGGGCAAACAACCCCAAG ATTCAAACGTAACCAGGTCTACTTACCAGACAGACCATGACGACAGAGACTTCGACCCCAGGTTCACCTCCAGGGAATTCCTTTTGGAGAATGCCATCACGGACAAGCTGCTGGACAAGACCTCAGACTCCAAGGAGCTGGTGCTCAACATGACCATGAACAGCATCTTTGCCCAGGGAGACCCGATCAACTCCGTGGGGTCACACATCGACAGCCTCTATGTTGACTATGAGGACACTGATGGCCTTGTGACCTACTCCATTAACAGCACTTACATGGAGCTGAGCAACGGCAAGGCCATCAACACGTCTGCAGAGACGCAGTTTTCAAATGCCACTGTCACCATGACCAGCCCTCAAGGCAACAGAACCCACAAAGCAAG AAACAGATTGAAGTTGTTAAGAAAGGGCCAAGGTGTGAGTGCTGCTGACATGTACAGGTGGAAGCTTTCCTCCCATGAACCCTGCAGCTCTACATGTACCACAG GAGTGATGTCCACATATGCTATGTGTGTTCGCTATGATGGGATCGAAGTGGATGATACGTACTGTGATGCCATGACCCGTCCCGAGCCCATCCATGAGTTCTGTGCTGGGAGAGAGTGCCAGCCAAG GTGGGAGACGAGCAGCTGGAGCGAGTGCTCCCGCACTTGTGGGGAGGGCTACCAGTTCCGCATCGTTCGCTGCTGGAAAATGATCTCTCCAGGATTCGACAGCTCCGTCTACAGCGACCTCTGTGAGTCCGCTGACATCACCCGTCCAGACGAGCGCAAGGTCTGCAAGAATCCAGCCTGCGGGCCCCAGTGGGAGATGTCAGAGTGGTCTGAG tgctcagcccGGTGCGGAGAACGGAGCGTGGTGACACGGGACATTCGCTGCTCGGAGGACGAGAAGCTGTGTGATGCCAGTGCCCGGCCCCTGGCCGAGAAGAACTGCACCGGGCCACCCTGCGACCGGCAGTGGACCGTCTCTGACTGGGGACCG TGCAGCGGCggctgcgggcagggcaggATGATCCGGCACGTGTACTGCAAAACCAGCGACGGGCGGGTGGTGCCGGAGTCGCAGTGCAACCTGGAGACGAAGCCACTGGCCATCCATCCCTGCGGGGACAAGAACTGCCCCTCGCACTGGCTGGCGCAGGACTGGGAGCGG TGTAACACCACGTGCGGCCGGGGCGTGAAGAAGAGGATCGTGCTCTGTCTGGAGATCGTCAATGGCAAGATCAAGACTCGCAACCCTGCGGACTGTGATGTCGCCAAGAAGCCTGTGGAGGAGACGACGTGCTTTGAGCGGCCGTGCTTCAAGTGGTACACAACCCCCTGGTCGGAG TGCACAAAAACCTGTGGCATCGGTGTGAGAATGCGGGATGTGAAGTGCTACCAAGGGAAGGACATTGTCCGGGGCTGTGACCCACTGGTGAAGCCAGTGGGCAAACAGACCTGcgacctgcagccctgccccacggAGCCCCCAG ATGACAGCTGCCAGGACCAGGCAGGAACCAACTGTGCTTTGGCCATCAAAGTCAACCTGTGCAGCCACTGGTACTACAGCAAAGCCTGCTGCCGCTCCTGCCGCGCGCCCCACTCCTAG
- the ADAMTSL2 gene encoding ADAMTS-like protein 2 isoform X3 — MKISKWRWSSISISAQSQLKGTLALLLVGNVAFVIAQDLAQTSNSLEEGADVTAYWWGEWTKWTACTRTCGGGVKSQERHCLRQRRKSVSGLANKTCTGTSKRYQLCKVQECPANGRSFREEQCSSFNSHVYNGRTYQWKPLYPDDYVHISSKPCDLHCTTVDGQRQLMVQARDGTSCKYTDFRGVCVSGKCEPIGCDGILFSTHTLDKCGVCQGDGSSCTHVTGSYRKGNSHLGYSLVTHIPAGARDIQIVERKKSADVLAVADEAGYYFFNGNYKVDSPKNFNIAGTVFKYRRPMDVYETGIEYIVAQGPTNQGLNIMVWNQNGKNPSITFEYTLLRRPHSKNLQPIYYTFSESDSEESREFDGDVPLGFIQHNATYFGKISRERIDLENQVFGRQDTEEDLNLSKDSNVTRSTYQTDHDDRDFDPRFTSREFLLENAITDKLLDKTSDSKELVLNMTMNSIFAQGDPINSVGSHIDSLYVDYEDTDGLVTYSINSTYMELSNGKAINTSAETQFSNATVTMTSPQGNRTHKARNRLKLLRKGQGVSAADMYRWKLSSHEPCSSTCTTGVMSTYAMCVRYDGIEVDDTYCDAMTRPEPIHEFCAGRECQPRWETSSWSECSRTCGEGYQFRIVRCWKMISPGFDSSVYSDLCESADITRPDERKVCKNPACGPQWEMSEWSECSARCGERSVVTRDIRCSEDEKLCDASARPLAEKNCTGPPCDRQWTVSDWGPCSGGCGQGRMIRHVYCKTSDGRVVPESQCNLETKPLAIHPCGDKNCPSHWLAQDWERCNTTCGRGVKKRIVLCLEIVNGKIKTRNPADCDVAKKPVEETTCFERPCFKWYTTPWSECTKTCGIGVRMRDVKCYQGKDIVRGCDPLVKPVGKQTCDLQPCPTEPPDDSCQDQAGTNCALAIKVNLCSHWYYSKACCRSCRAPHS, encoded by the exons ATGAAGATATCTAAGTGGAGGTGGAGCAGCATCTCCATCAGTGCACAAtcccagctgaaaggcaccctGGCCCTTCTTCTCGTGGGCAACGTTGCCTTTGTGATAGCTCAG GACCTGGCGCAGACCTCCAACAGCCTGGAGGAAGGGGCAGATGTCACGGCGTACTGGTGGGGCGAGTGGACCAAGTGGACAGCGTGCACCAGGACCTGCGGGGGAGGTGTCAAGTCCCAGGAGAGGCACTGCCTGCGGCAGAG AAGAAAGTCAGTGAGTGGGCTGGCTAATAAAACTTGCACTGGAACATCCAAAAGATATCAGCTCTGCAAAGTACAA GAGTGCCCTGCGAACGGAAGGAGCTTTCGAGAGGAGCAGTGTTCATCATTTAACTCCCATGTGTATAATGGCAGAACATATCAATGGAAACCTTTATATCCTG ATGACTATGTTCACATTTCTAGCAAGCCCTGTGACCTCCATTGCACCACTGTGGATGGTCAGAGACAGTTAATGGTTCAGGCTCGGGATGGAACATCCTGCAAATACACTGATTTCCGAGGGGTTTGCGTGTCTGGAAAATGTGAG CCGATTGGATGCGATGGCATTCTCTTTTCCACCCACACCTTGGATAAATGTGGAGTTTGCCAAGGAGATGGGAGCAGCTGCACTCATGTGACCGGCAGTTACCGGAAAGGAAATTCCCATCTTG GCTATTCCCTGGTAACGCACATTCCTGCTGGAGCAAGGGATATCCAGATAGTAGAACGGAAAAAATCTGCAGATGTTCTGG CTGTGGCTGATGAAGCCGGGTACTATTTCTTCAACGGGAACTACAAAGTTGACAGTCCAAAGAACTTCAACATTGCAGGCACAGTGTTCAAGTACCGCAGGCCCATGGATGTTTATGAGACCGGCATAGAGTATATTGTTGCACAAGGACCGACAAATCAAGGGCTGAATATAATG GTCTGGAATCAAAATGGCAAGAATCCATCCATCACGTTTGAATACACCCTCCTGAGGAGGCCACACTCAAAAAATCTGCAGCCCATCTACTACACCTTCTCTGAGTCAGATAGCGAAGAAAGCAGGGAGTTTGATGGAGACGTGCCATTGGGTTTTATCCAGCACAATGCAACCTATTTTGGGAAAATCTCCAGGGAAAGGATAGACTTGGAGAACCAGGTGTTTGGAAGGCAGGACACGGAGGAAGATTTAAACTTGAGCAAAG ATTCAAACGTAACCAGGTCTACTTACCAGACAGACCATGACGACAGAGACTTCGACCCCAGGTTCACCTCCAGGGAATTCCTTTTGGAGAATGCCATCACGGACAAGCTGCTGGACAAGACCTCAGACTCCAAGGAGCTGGTGCTCAACATGACCATGAACAGCATCTTTGCCCAGGGAGACCCGATCAACTCCGTGGGGTCACACATCGACAGCCTCTATGTTGACTATGAGGACACTGATGGCCTTGTGACCTACTCCATTAACAGCACTTACATGGAGCTGAGCAACGGCAAGGCCATCAACACGTCTGCAGAGACGCAGTTTTCAAATGCCACTGTCACCATGACCAGCCCTCAAGGCAACAGAACCCACAAAGCAAG AAACAGATTGAAGTTGTTAAGAAAGGGCCAAGGTGTGAGTGCTGCTGACATGTACAGGTGGAAGCTTTCCTCCCATGAACCCTGCAGCTCTACATGTACCACAG GAGTGATGTCCACATATGCTATGTGTGTTCGCTATGATGGGATCGAAGTGGATGATACGTACTGTGATGCCATGACCCGTCCCGAGCCCATCCATGAGTTCTGTGCTGGGAGAGAGTGCCAGCCAAG GTGGGAGACGAGCAGCTGGAGCGAGTGCTCCCGCACTTGTGGGGAGGGCTACCAGTTCCGCATCGTTCGCTGCTGGAAAATGATCTCTCCAGGATTCGACAGCTCCGTCTACAGCGACCTCTGTGAGTCCGCTGACATCACCCGTCCAGACGAGCGCAAGGTCTGCAAGAATCCAGCCTGCGGGCCCCAGTGGGAGATGTCAGAGTGGTCTGAG tgctcagcccGGTGCGGAGAACGGAGCGTGGTGACACGGGACATTCGCTGCTCGGAGGACGAGAAGCTGTGTGATGCCAGTGCCCGGCCCCTGGCCGAGAAGAACTGCACCGGGCCACCCTGCGACCGGCAGTGGACCGTCTCTGACTGGGGACCG TGCAGCGGCggctgcgggcagggcaggATGATCCGGCACGTGTACTGCAAAACCAGCGACGGGCGGGTGGTGCCGGAGTCGCAGTGCAACCTGGAGACGAAGCCACTGGCCATCCATCCCTGCGGGGACAAGAACTGCCCCTCGCACTGGCTGGCGCAGGACTGGGAGCGG TGTAACACCACGTGCGGCCGGGGCGTGAAGAAGAGGATCGTGCTCTGTCTGGAGATCGTCAATGGCAAGATCAAGACTCGCAACCCTGCGGACTGTGATGTCGCCAAGAAGCCTGTGGAGGAGACGACGTGCTTTGAGCGGCCGTGCTTCAAGTGGTACACAACCCCCTGGTCGGAG TGCACAAAAACCTGTGGCATCGGTGTGAGAATGCGGGATGTGAAGTGCTACCAAGGGAAGGACATTGTCCGGGGCTGTGACCCACTGGTGAAGCCAGTGGGCAAACAGACCTGcgacctgcagccctgccccacggAGCCCCCAG ATGACAGCTGCCAGGACCAGGCAGGAACCAACTGTGCTTTGGCCATCAAAGTCAACCTGTGCAGCCACTGGTACTACAGCAAAGCCTGCTGCCGCTCCTGCCGCGCGCCCCACTCCTAG
- the ADAMTSL2 gene encoding ADAMTS-like protein 2 isoform X2: MKISKWRWSSISISAQSQLKGTLALLLVGNVAFVIAQDLAQTSNSLEEGADVTAYWWGEWTKWTACTRTCGGGVKSQERHCLRQRKSVSGLANKTCTGTSKRYQLCKVQECPANGRSFREEQCSSFNSHVYNGRTYQWKPLYPDDYVHISSKPCDLHCTTVDGQRQLMVQARDGTSCKYTDFRGVCVSGKCEPIGCDGILFSTHTLDKCGVCQGDGSSCTHVTGSYRKGNSHLGYSLVTHIPAGARDIQIVERKKSADVLAVADEAGYYFFNGNYKVDSPKNFNIAGTVFKYRRPMDVYETGIEYIVAQGPTNQGLNIMVWNQNGKNPSITFEYTLLRRPHSKNLQPIYYTFSESDSEESREFDGDVPLGFIQHNATYFGKISRERIDLENQVFGRQDTEEDLNLSKGQETNEVYERAETIDCEPKLKGKQPQDSNVTRSTYQTDHDDRDFDPRFTSREFLLENAITDKLLDKTSDSKELVLNMTMNSIFAQGDPINSVGSHIDSLYVDYEDTDGLVTYSINSTYMELSNGKAINTSAETQFSNATVTMTSPQGNRTHKARNRLKLLRKGQGVSAADMYRWKLSSHEPCSSTCTTGVMSTYAMCVRYDGIEVDDTYCDAMTRPEPIHEFCAGRECQPRWETSSWSECSRTCGEGYQFRIVRCWKMISPGFDSSVYSDLCESADITRPDERKVCKNPACGPQWEMSEWSECSARCGERSVVTRDIRCSEDEKLCDASARPLAEKNCTGPPCDRQWTVSDWGPCSGGCGQGRMIRHVYCKTSDGRVVPESQCNLETKPLAIHPCGDKNCPSHWLAQDWERCNTTCGRGVKKRIVLCLEIVNGKIKTRNPADCDVAKKPVEETTCFERPCFKWYTTPWSECTKTCGIGVRMRDVKCYQGKDIVRGCDPLVKPVGKQTCDLQPCPTEPPDDSCQDQAGTNCALAIKVNLCSHWYYSKACCRSCRAPHS, from the exons ATGAAGATATCTAAGTGGAGGTGGAGCAGCATCTCCATCAGTGCACAAtcccagctgaaaggcaccctGGCCCTTCTTCTCGTGGGCAACGTTGCCTTTGTGATAGCTCAG GACCTGGCGCAGACCTCCAACAGCCTGGAGGAAGGGGCAGATGTCACGGCGTACTGGTGGGGCGAGTGGACCAAGTGGACAGCGTGCACCAGGACCTGCGGGGGAGGTGTCAAGTCCCAGGAGAGGCACTGCCTGCGGCAGAG AAAGTCAGTGAGTGGGCTGGCTAATAAAACTTGCACTGGAACATCCAAAAGATATCAGCTCTGCAAAGTACAA GAGTGCCCTGCGAACGGAAGGAGCTTTCGAGAGGAGCAGTGTTCATCATTTAACTCCCATGTGTATAATGGCAGAACATATCAATGGAAACCTTTATATCCTG ATGACTATGTTCACATTTCTAGCAAGCCCTGTGACCTCCATTGCACCACTGTGGATGGTCAGAGACAGTTAATGGTTCAGGCTCGGGATGGAACATCCTGCAAATACACTGATTTCCGAGGGGTTTGCGTGTCTGGAAAATGTGAG CCGATTGGATGCGATGGCATTCTCTTTTCCACCCACACCTTGGATAAATGTGGAGTTTGCCAAGGAGATGGGAGCAGCTGCACTCATGTGACCGGCAGTTACCGGAAAGGAAATTCCCATCTTG GCTATTCCCTGGTAACGCACATTCCTGCTGGAGCAAGGGATATCCAGATAGTAGAACGGAAAAAATCTGCAGATGTTCTGG CTGTGGCTGATGAAGCCGGGTACTATTTCTTCAACGGGAACTACAAAGTTGACAGTCCAAAGAACTTCAACATTGCAGGCACAGTGTTCAAGTACCGCAGGCCCATGGATGTTTATGAGACCGGCATAGAGTATATTGTTGCACAAGGACCGACAAATCAAGGGCTGAATATAATG GTCTGGAATCAAAATGGCAAGAATCCATCCATCACGTTTGAATACACCCTCCTGAGGAGGCCACACTCAAAAAATCTGCAGCCCATCTACTACACCTTCTCTGAGTCAGATAGCGAAGAAAGCAGGGAGTTTGATGGAGACGTGCCATTGGGTTTTATCCAGCACAATGCAACCTATTTTGGGAAAATCTCCAGGGAAAGGATAGACTTGGAGAACCAGGTGTTTGGAAGGCAGGACACGGAGGAAGATTTAAACTTGAGCAAAGGTCAGGAAACCAATGAGGTCTatgaaagagcagaaacaatTGACTGTGAGCCAAAACTGAAGGGCAAACAACCCCAAG ATTCAAACGTAACCAGGTCTACTTACCAGACAGACCATGACGACAGAGACTTCGACCCCAGGTTCACCTCCAGGGAATTCCTTTTGGAGAATGCCATCACGGACAAGCTGCTGGACAAGACCTCAGACTCCAAGGAGCTGGTGCTCAACATGACCATGAACAGCATCTTTGCCCAGGGAGACCCGATCAACTCCGTGGGGTCACACATCGACAGCCTCTATGTTGACTATGAGGACACTGATGGCCTTGTGACCTACTCCATTAACAGCACTTACATGGAGCTGAGCAACGGCAAGGCCATCAACACGTCTGCAGAGACGCAGTTTTCAAATGCCACTGTCACCATGACCAGCCCTCAAGGCAACAGAACCCACAAAGCAAG AAACAGATTGAAGTTGTTAAGAAAGGGCCAAGGTGTGAGTGCTGCTGACATGTACAGGTGGAAGCTTTCCTCCCATGAACCCTGCAGCTCTACATGTACCACAG GAGTGATGTCCACATATGCTATGTGTGTTCGCTATGATGGGATCGAAGTGGATGATACGTACTGTGATGCCATGACCCGTCCCGAGCCCATCCATGAGTTCTGTGCTGGGAGAGAGTGCCAGCCAAG GTGGGAGACGAGCAGCTGGAGCGAGTGCTCCCGCACTTGTGGGGAGGGCTACCAGTTCCGCATCGTTCGCTGCTGGAAAATGATCTCTCCAGGATTCGACAGCTCCGTCTACAGCGACCTCTGTGAGTCCGCTGACATCACCCGTCCAGACGAGCGCAAGGTCTGCAAGAATCCAGCCTGCGGGCCCCAGTGGGAGATGTCAGAGTGGTCTGAG tgctcagcccGGTGCGGAGAACGGAGCGTGGTGACACGGGACATTCGCTGCTCGGAGGACGAGAAGCTGTGTGATGCCAGTGCCCGGCCCCTGGCCGAGAAGAACTGCACCGGGCCACCCTGCGACCGGCAGTGGACCGTCTCTGACTGGGGACCG TGCAGCGGCggctgcgggcagggcaggATGATCCGGCACGTGTACTGCAAAACCAGCGACGGGCGGGTGGTGCCGGAGTCGCAGTGCAACCTGGAGACGAAGCCACTGGCCATCCATCCCTGCGGGGACAAGAACTGCCCCTCGCACTGGCTGGCGCAGGACTGGGAGCGG TGTAACACCACGTGCGGCCGGGGCGTGAAGAAGAGGATCGTGCTCTGTCTGGAGATCGTCAATGGCAAGATCAAGACTCGCAACCCTGCGGACTGTGATGTCGCCAAGAAGCCTGTGGAGGAGACGACGTGCTTTGAGCGGCCGTGCTTCAAGTGGTACACAACCCCCTGGTCGGAG TGCACAAAAACCTGTGGCATCGGTGTGAGAATGCGGGATGTGAAGTGCTACCAAGGGAAGGACATTGTCCGGGGCTGTGACCCACTGGTGAAGCCAGTGGGCAAACAGACCTGcgacctgcagccctgccccacggAGCCCCCAG ATGACAGCTGCCAGGACCAGGCAGGAACCAACTGTGCTTTGGCCATCAAAGTCAACCTGTGCAGCCACTGGTACTACAGCAAAGCCTGCTGCCGCTCCTGCCGCGCGCCCCACTCCTAG
- the ADAMTSL2 gene encoding ADAMTS-like protein 2 isoform X1 — protein MKISKWRWSSISISAQSQLKGTLALLLVGNVAFVIAQDLAQTSNSLEEGADVTAYWWGEWTKWTACTRTCGGGVKSQERHCLRQRRKSVSGLANKTCTGTSKRYQLCKVQECPANGRSFREEQCSSFNSHVYNGRTYQWKPLYPDDYVHISSKPCDLHCTTVDGQRQLMVQARDGTSCKYTDFRGVCVSGKCEPIGCDGILFSTHTLDKCGVCQGDGSSCTHVTGSYRKGNSHLGYSLVTHIPAGARDIQIVERKKSADVLAVADEAGYYFFNGNYKVDSPKNFNIAGTVFKYRRPMDVYETGIEYIVAQGPTNQGLNIMVWNQNGKNPSITFEYTLLRRPHSKNLQPIYYTFSESDSEESREFDGDVPLGFIQHNATYFGKISRERIDLENQVFGRQDTEEDLNLSKGQETNEVYERAETIDCEPKLKGKQPQDSNVTRSTYQTDHDDRDFDPRFTSREFLLENAITDKLLDKTSDSKELVLNMTMNSIFAQGDPINSVGSHIDSLYVDYEDTDGLVTYSINSTYMELSNGKAINTSAETQFSNATVTMTSPQGNRTHKARNRLKLLRKGQGVSAADMYRWKLSSHEPCSSTCTTGVMSTYAMCVRYDGIEVDDTYCDAMTRPEPIHEFCAGRECQPRWETSSWSECSRTCGEGYQFRIVRCWKMISPGFDSSVYSDLCESADITRPDERKVCKNPACGPQWEMSEWSECSARCGERSVVTRDIRCSEDEKLCDASARPLAEKNCTGPPCDRQWTVSDWGPCSGGCGQGRMIRHVYCKTSDGRVVPESQCNLETKPLAIHPCGDKNCPSHWLAQDWERCNTTCGRGVKKRIVLCLEIVNGKIKTRNPADCDVAKKPVEETTCFERPCFKWYTTPWSECTKTCGIGVRMRDVKCYQGKDIVRGCDPLVKPVGKQTCDLQPCPTEPPDDSCQDQAGTNCALAIKVNLCSHWYYSKACCRSCRAPHS, from the exons ATGAAGATATCTAAGTGGAGGTGGAGCAGCATCTCCATCAGTGCACAAtcccagctgaaaggcaccctGGCCCTTCTTCTCGTGGGCAACGTTGCCTTTGTGATAGCTCAG GACCTGGCGCAGACCTCCAACAGCCTGGAGGAAGGGGCAGATGTCACGGCGTACTGGTGGGGCGAGTGGACCAAGTGGACAGCGTGCACCAGGACCTGCGGGGGAGGTGTCAAGTCCCAGGAGAGGCACTGCCTGCGGCAGAG AAGAAAGTCAGTGAGTGGGCTGGCTAATAAAACTTGCACTGGAACATCCAAAAGATATCAGCTCTGCAAAGTACAA GAGTGCCCTGCGAACGGAAGGAGCTTTCGAGAGGAGCAGTGTTCATCATTTAACTCCCATGTGTATAATGGCAGAACATATCAATGGAAACCTTTATATCCTG ATGACTATGTTCACATTTCTAGCAAGCCCTGTGACCTCCATTGCACCACTGTGGATGGTCAGAGACAGTTAATGGTTCAGGCTCGGGATGGAACATCCTGCAAATACACTGATTTCCGAGGGGTTTGCGTGTCTGGAAAATGTGAG CCGATTGGATGCGATGGCATTCTCTTTTCCACCCACACCTTGGATAAATGTGGAGTTTGCCAAGGAGATGGGAGCAGCTGCACTCATGTGACCGGCAGTTACCGGAAAGGAAATTCCCATCTTG GCTATTCCCTGGTAACGCACATTCCTGCTGGAGCAAGGGATATCCAGATAGTAGAACGGAAAAAATCTGCAGATGTTCTGG CTGTGGCTGATGAAGCCGGGTACTATTTCTTCAACGGGAACTACAAAGTTGACAGTCCAAAGAACTTCAACATTGCAGGCACAGTGTTCAAGTACCGCAGGCCCATGGATGTTTATGAGACCGGCATAGAGTATATTGTTGCACAAGGACCGACAAATCAAGGGCTGAATATAATG GTCTGGAATCAAAATGGCAAGAATCCATCCATCACGTTTGAATACACCCTCCTGAGGAGGCCACACTCAAAAAATCTGCAGCCCATCTACTACACCTTCTCTGAGTCAGATAGCGAAGAAAGCAGGGAGTTTGATGGAGACGTGCCATTGGGTTTTATCCAGCACAATGCAACCTATTTTGGGAAAATCTCCAGGGAAAGGATAGACTTGGAGAACCAGGTGTTTGGAAGGCAGGACACGGAGGAAGATTTAAACTTGAGCAAAGGTCAGGAAACCAATGAGGTCTatgaaagagcagaaacaatTGACTGTGAGCCAAAACTGAAGGGCAAACAACCCCAAG ATTCAAACGTAACCAGGTCTACTTACCAGACAGACCATGACGACAGAGACTTCGACCCCAGGTTCACCTCCAGGGAATTCCTTTTGGAGAATGCCATCACGGACAAGCTGCTGGACAAGACCTCAGACTCCAAGGAGCTGGTGCTCAACATGACCATGAACAGCATCTTTGCCCAGGGAGACCCGATCAACTCCGTGGGGTCACACATCGACAGCCTCTATGTTGACTATGAGGACACTGATGGCCTTGTGACCTACTCCATTAACAGCACTTACATGGAGCTGAGCAACGGCAAGGCCATCAACACGTCTGCAGAGACGCAGTTTTCAAATGCCACTGTCACCATGACCAGCCCTCAAGGCAACAGAACCCACAAAGCAAG AAACAGATTGAAGTTGTTAAGAAAGGGCCAAGGTGTGAGTGCTGCTGACATGTACAGGTGGAAGCTTTCCTCCCATGAACCCTGCAGCTCTACATGTACCACAG GAGTGATGTCCACATATGCTATGTGTGTTCGCTATGATGGGATCGAAGTGGATGATACGTACTGTGATGCCATGACCCGTCCCGAGCCCATCCATGAGTTCTGTGCTGGGAGAGAGTGCCAGCCAAG GTGGGAGACGAGCAGCTGGAGCGAGTGCTCCCGCACTTGTGGGGAGGGCTACCAGTTCCGCATCGTTCGCTGCTGGAAAATGATCTCTCCAGGATTCGACAGCTCCGTCTACAGCGACCTCTGTGAGTCCGCTGACATCACCCGTCCAGACGAGCGCAAGGTCTGCAAGAATCCAGCCTGCGGGCCCCAGTGGGAGATGTCAGAGTGGTCTGAG tgctcagcccGGTGCGGAGAACGGAGCGTGGTGACACGGGACATTCGCTGCTCGGAGGACGAGAAGCTGTGTGATGCCAGTGCCCGGCCCCTGGCCGAGAAGAACTGCACCGGGCCACCCTGCGACCGGCAGTGGACCGTCTCTGACTGGGGACCG TGCAGCGGCggctgcgggcagggcaggATGATCCGGCACGTGTACTGCAAAACCAGCGACGGGCGGGTGGTGCCGGAGTCGCAGTGCAACCTGGAGACGAAGCCACTGGCCATCCATCCCTGCGGGGACAAGAACTGCCCCTCGCACTGGCTGGCGCAGGACTGGGAGCGG TGTAACACCACGTGCGGCCGGGGCGTGAAGAAGAGGATCGTGCTCTGTCTGGAGATCGTCAATGGCAAGATCAAGACTCGCAACCCTGCGGACTGTGATGTCGCCAAGAAGCCTGTGGAGGAGACGACGTGCTTTGAGCGGCCGTGCTTCAAGTGGTACACAACCCCCTGGTCGGAG TGCACAAAAACCTGTGGCATCGGTGTGAGAATGCGGGATGTGAAGTGCTACCAAGGGAAGGACATTGTCCGGGGCTGTGACCCACTGGTGAAGCCAGTGGGCAAACAGACCTGcgacctgcagccctgccccacggAGCCCCCAG ATGACAGCTGCCAGGACCAGGCAGGAACCAACTGTGCTTTGGCCATCAAAGTCAACCTGTGCAGCCACTGGTACTACAGCAAAGCCTGCTGCCGCTCCTGCCGCGCGCCCCACTCCTAG